The genome window AATCTTGCCCACTCTTTTTTGCTCATTTCGAAAATGTCCTTTTCTTCCATTTCTCCCTCCTTTTTTGAGGGATATTTTACATCCTTAAACAGGACATTTTCATTTTGCCAGATTAGGACATTTTCATTTTGGTATTACATTCTATATTTTTTCCTTGACAAAAAAAACTTTACTCTTATTATTAACAATTAGTTCCATAAAGTTCCATAATTAAATTGCTGAAAAAAATTGCTGGAGGAAATAATCATGAAGAAAAGTTTTACAATAATTTGGTTTTTAGGTCTTTTTTTATTTAGTTGTAGTAATTGTGGTAAAAACCACCAAATTTCGCCGCTTATCCAGATTAAAGGTTCGGATACGATGGTAAACTTAGTTCAAGCCTGGGCAGAAAACTTTATGAAGAAGAATCCAAGTTTATCTGTAGCGATAACCGGCGGAGGTTCTGGAACAGGTATTGCTGCTTTGCTTAATAACACTTGCCATATGACTATGTCTTCCAGAAAAATAGAGGGAGAAGAATTGGAATTAGCCAAGAGTAAAAAGATTAATCCAAAAGAGTTTATCGTAGGCCTTGATGGAATAGCGGTGGTCGTTCATCCTTCTAATCCACTCGACAAACTTACTTTTAAGCAAATTTCTGATGTCTTTACTGGCAAGATTACCAATTGGAAGGATCTGGGAGGTAAAGAATGTAAAATTATGGTCATTTCCAGAGAGGTTAATTCAGGAACTTACCACTACTTTAAAGAACATGTCTTAGGAGAAAAAAATGAGTACACAGAAAATGCCTTGCTTTTGATTTCTTCTCAAGCAGTAGCAGATGAAATAGCTCAAAATCCAAGGGCCATTGGTTATTATGGAATGGGTTATCTTAGTCCCAATCAAAAGCCACTGGCGATAGCCAAAGATGCTAATAGTTCTTTTGTGACGCCTACTTTTGAAAATGTAAAAAATAGTACTTATCATATTTCTCGTCCTTTATTCTTTTATACCAATGGCAAACCACAAGGAGTGGTAAAGAAATTTATAGACTTTATATTGAGTGATGAAGGACAAAGAATTGTGAAAGAAATTAACTTTGTGCCCATTAGATAATTTAAGATAATTTAAACCACCAATAGGAAGAAGTCTTGTTCAAGAAAAGCTTAAGTTTAAAAAAAGTAGTTGAGCAGATAATTGAGTATCTTATTAAGTGGTGTGGGATAATTTCTATTATCTTAGTAATATTTATCTTTATCTTCCTTTTCCAAGAAGGAGTTTCTATCTTTAAGAATAATAGTCCTTTGTCCTTTATTCTTGGTAAACAATGGTATCCCCTCTCTAAACCACCTATTTTTGGAATTTTACCCCTTATTCTTGGTTCTTTAATGGTTACAATAGGAGCAGCTATAATTGCTTTACCAATTGGGGTAGCTAGTGCCATCTTCATTGCTGAAGTAGCTAAAGGCAGGATCAAAGAAGTTTTTAAAGTAGGAATTGAATTTTTAGCAGCTATTCCCAGTGTAGTCATAGGTTTTGTTGGCATAATAGTAGTCGCTCCTATTATTCAAAAGACATTTAACTTACCTACAGGACTGACCGCTTTTACTGGTTCTCTTCTCCTTTCTCTTATGGCTATGCCTACGATTGTAAGTATTGCCGAAGATGCGATTACCAGTGTACCAAACAGGTACCGTGAAGCAGCTTTAGCCCTGGGAGCTACTCATTGGCAAACTATCTGGCGAGTAGTCCTTAAATCTGCTTTACCCGGCATCACTGCCGCATGCATGTTAGGATTAGGTAGAGTAATTGGCGAAACTATGGCCGTGATGATGGTTACGGGAAACGCCGCTAAGATTCCCCATGGTCTTTTTGAACCAGTAAGAACACTTACGGCGACTATTGCTGCCGAAATGGGCGAAACTATTCAAGGTAGCGATCATTACTTTGCTCTTTTTGCTATTGGTCTGGTCTTGTTTGTTATAGCTTTTATAATAAACTTTCTGGCTGATT of bacterium contains these proteins:
- a CDS encoding phosphate ABC transporter substrate-binding protein, with amino-acid sequence MKKSFTIIWFLGLFLFSCSNCGKNHQISPLIQIKGSDTMVNLVQAWAENFMKKNPSLSVAITGGGSGTGIAALLNNTCHMTMSSRKIEGEELELAKSKKINPKEFIVGLDGIAVVVHPSNPLDKLTFKQISDVFTGKITNWKDLGGKECKIMVISREVNSGTYHYFKEHVLGEKNEYTENALLLISSQAVADEIAQNPRAIGYYGMGYLSPNQKPLAIAKDANSSFVTPTFENVKNSTYHISRPLFFYTNGKPQGVVKKFIDFILSDEGQRIVKEINFVPIR
- the pstC gene encoding phosphate ABC transporter permease subunit PstC; protein product: MFKKSLSLKKVVEQIIEYLIKWCGIISIILVIFIFIFLFQEGVSIFKNNSPLSFILGKQWYPLSKPPIFGILPLILGSLMVTIGAAIIALPIGVASAIFIAEVAKGRIKEVFKVGIEFLAAIPSVVIGFVGIIVVAPIIQKTFNLPTGLTAFTGSLLLSLMAMPTIVSIAEDAITSVPNRYREAALALGATHWQTIWRVVLKSALPGITAACMLGLGRVIGETMAVMMVTGNAAKIPHGLFEPVRTLTATIAAEMGETIQGSDHYFALFAIGLVLFVIAFIINFLADFFLHRERI